The Aedes aegypti strain LVP_AGWG chromosome 3, AaegL5.0 Primary Assembly, whole genome shotgun sequence genome contains a region encoding:
- the LOC5577092 gene encoding chromosome transmission fidelity protein 8 homolog: protein MPIYIKNPNPIGDIEEWCIVELQGDLEVRGDRLMDGQFIGDLLYNKYGQPILIIGHHILQGRLQKVDKPLLVMEKCETRKRHITEPSNEEDDAENETMLDVSQISHLDSTLASSNRTVLDSTLAVEHKTVPKTEYLVRAVVKHKILFKARPKPIIANVGKSV from the exons ATGCCCATCTACATAAAAAA CCCGAACCCAATTGGCGACATAGAGGAGTGGTGCATAGTGGAACTTCAGGGAGATCTAGAGGTGCGAGGTGATCGTCTTATGGATGGACAATTCATCGGAGATCTTCTCTATAACAAATATGGACAGCCG ATTCTTATAATCGGTCATCACATTCTACAAGGACGTCTGCAAAAAGTGGATAAACCCCTTCTGGTGATGGAAAAGTGCGAAACCCGAAAGCGACACATCACCGAACCGAGCAACGAAGAGGACGACGCGGAAAACGAAACCATGCTGGACGTCAGCCAAATCAGTCATCTGGACAGCACGCTAGCCTCCTCCAATCGGACCGTTCTGGACTCGACGCTGGCAGTAGAACACAAAACCGTCCCGAAAACCGAGTACCTGGTGCGAGCTGTAGTCAAGCACAAAATACTGTTCAAAGCCCGACCGAAACCCATCATTGCAAATGTCGGAAAAAGCGTCTAG
- the LOC5577460 gene encoding DNA excision repair protein haywire, with amino-acid sequence MGPPKKSKKDRAGTGASSATGGFVENKWNKKRRPEDEAYSAFANDDDDSNLDAAGGEFVPEAASKNAEKIDEGIQEDEYGAKDYRSQMELKPDNASRPLWVAPNGHIFLESFSPVYKHAHDFLIAISEPVCRPEHIHEYKLTAYSLYAAVSVGLQTHDIIEYLKRLSKTTVPEGIQEFIRLCTLSYGKVKLVLKHNKYFVESPHPEVLQKLLKDPVIQSCRLRRTNDEGDGFITQTMEKKAITAFGNTKIGPTTTVPATTEVEKPAEAETAVAVPDDITNFYDKMDNEEEEEEANLNTVSFEVNQEKIEVLQKRCIEIEFPLLAEYDFRNDTINADINIDLKPAAVLRPYQEKSLRKMFGNGRARSGVIVLPCGAGKSLVGVTACCTVRKRALVLCNSGVSVEQWKQQFKMWSTADDSMICRFTSEAKDKPMGCGILVTTYSMITHTQKRSWEAEQTMRWLQEQEWGIMVLDEVHTIPAKMFRRVLTIVQSHCKLGLTATLLREDDKIADLNFLIGPKLYEANWLELQKRGYIARVQCAEVWCPMAPEFYREYLVAKTSKKMLLYVMNPAKFRACQYLIRYHEKRGDKTIVFSDNVFALKHYAIKMNKPYIYGPTSQSERIQILQNFKFNPKVNTIFVSKVADTSFDLPEANVLIQISSHGGSRRQEAQRLGRILRAKKGAIAEEYNAFFYTLVSQDTLEMGYSRKRQRFLVNQGYSYKVITHLAGMDSDPDLFYKTREEQGQLLQQVLSATDMDCEDERIPGEGTGAPRPGGSKRTGGLSSMSGADDAVYLEFRKKKEHLHPLFKKFRG; translated from the exons ATGGGTCCGCCGAAAAAGTCGAAAAAAGATCGCGCCGGGACCGGTGCCAGTTCCGCCACCGGAGGATTCGTGGAGAACAAGTGGAACAAAAAACGTCGCCCGGAAGATGAAGCCTACTCGGCATTTGCCAACGATGACGACGACAGCAATCTGGATGCCGCCGGGGGAGAATTCGTCCCGGAAGCGGCGTCCAAGAATgccgagaaaatcgacgaaggcATCCAGGAGGACGAATACGGAGCGAAAGATTATCGATCGCAGATGGAACTGAAGCCGGACAACGCATCGAGGCCCTTGTGGGTGGCACCGAATGGACACATTTTCTTGGAATCGTTCTCCCCGGTGTACAAACATGCGCACGATTTCCTGATTGCTATTTCCGAACCGGTTTGTCG ACCGGAGCACATCCACGAGTATAAGCTGACGGCGTACAGTCTGTACGCTGCGGTGTCCGTCGGACTTCAGACTCACGACATCATCGAGTACCTGAAGCGGCTGAGTAAGACAACGGTCCCGGAAGGTATTCAGGAGTTCATTAGACTGTGTACGCTCTCGTACGGGAAGGTCAAGCTTGTGCTGAAGCATAACAAGTACTTCGTGGAAAGTCCCCATCCGGAAGTgctgcagaagcttctgaaagatcCGGTGATTCAGTCGTGTCGTTTAAGAAGGACTAATGATGAAGGAGATGGGTTTATTACGCAAACGATGGAGAAGAAGGCCATTACAGCCTTTGGAAATACGAAAATCGGACCGACGACGACAGTTCCGGCGACGACCGAAGTCGAGAAGCCTGCTGAGGCGGAAACGGCCGTTGCTGTTCCGGACGATATTACCAACTTTTACGATAAGATGGACAACGAGGAGGAGGAAGAAGAAGCCAATCTGAATACGGTTTCTTTCGAAGTTAACCAGGAAAAGATCGAAGTGCTTCAGAAGCGCTGCATTGAAATAGAGTTTCCTTTATTGGCCGAGTACGATTTCCGGAATGATACAATCAACGCGGACATTAACATTGATTTGAAACCAGCAGCTGTTTTGCGTCCTTATCAGGAGAAAAGTCTGAGGAAGATGTTCGGAAACGGAAGAGCTCGTTCGGGGGTTATTGTCCTGCCTTGCGGTGCCGGTAAATCTCTGGTCGGGGTaacggcttgctgtaccgttcGAAAGCGGGCATTGGTCCTTTGCAACAGCGGTGTTTCGGTAGAACAGTGGAAACAGCAGTTCAAGATGTGGTCAACGGCTGACGACAGTATGATCTGTCGGTTCACTTCGGAAGCCAAGGACAAACCGATGGGCTGCGGAATTTTAGTTACAACGTATTCTATGATCACCCACACGCAGAAGCGCTCCTGGGAAGCGGAACAAACCATGCGTTGGCTGCAGGAACAGGAATGGGGTATCATGGTTCTGGATGAAGTACATACCATTCCAGCAAAGATGTTCCGTCGAGTTTTGACCATCGTCCAGTCCCATTGTAAACTCGGTTTGACGGCCACATTGCTTCGTGAAGATGACAAAATTGCCGATCTTAACTTCCTCATCGGACCTAAGCTCTACGAAGCTAACTGGCTGGAACTTCAGAAGCGTGGCTACATCGCCAGGGTGCAGTGTGCAGAAGTGTGGTGTCCCATGGCTCCGGAGTTCTACCGGGAATACCTCGTGGCCAAGACATCCAAAAAGATGCTTCTCTACGTCATGAACCCAGCCAAGTTCCGCGCCTGTCAGTACCTAATCCGTTACCACGAAAAGCGTGGCGATAAAACCATCGTATTCTCCGACAACGTCTTCGCTCTCAAACACTACGCCATCAAGATGAACAAACCCTACATTTACGGTCCAACCTCGCAGAGCGAGCGAATCCAAATCCTGCAAAACTTCAAGTTCAACCCGAAAGTGAACACCATCTTCGTCAGTAAGGTCGCCGATACCAGTTTCGATTTGCCGGAGGCAAACGTCCTAATCCAGATTTCTTCGCACGGTGGTTCCCGTCGTCAGGAGGCTCAGCGTCTCGGACGTATCCTCCGTGCCAAAAAGGGCGCCATCGCCGAAGAGTACAACGCCTTCTTCTACACCCTCGTATCCCAAGATACCCTGGAAATGGGTTACTCTCGGAAGCGCCAGCGGTTCCTGGTGAATCAAGGCTACAGCTACAAGGTGATCACGCACCTGGCCGGTATGGACAGCGATCCGGATTTGTTCTACAAGACGCGCGAAGAGCAGGGCCAACTGCTGCAGCAGGTTCTCTCGGCCACCGATATGGACTGCGAGGACGAGAGGATACCCGGTGAAGGCACGGGAGCACCGCGGCCGGGAGGCTCCAAGCGTACCGGCGGGCTTAGCTCGATGTCCGGTGCGGACGATGCCGTGTACTTGGAGTTCCGGAAGAAGAAGGAACATCTGCATCCGCTGTTCAAGAAGTTCAGGGGATAA